A single window of Halomicrobium zhouii DNA harbors:
- a CDS encoding DUF1850 domain-containing protein: MVRTGAVLGACGVLVIVVAAGALGAAGVGSAVSGALDGPAERTLVVADVETGERYLSTPVENGTTVALEYTHSVEKSRVYDEYTVRGDRLEMTRMEFESYGWGLPADANVTLENGTFVYDPDGNVSELTVKPGRVAGHRLHVGDRTYDLVNRTDARSVRIHVTNRSTIAATFEDVLP; encoded by the coding sequence ATGGTCCGGACAGGCGCAGTCCTCGGCGCGTGCGGCGTGCTGGTCATCGTCGTCGCAGCAGGTGCGCTCGGGGCGGCCGGTGTCGGGTCCGCGGTGAGCGGTGCGCTCGACGGGCCCGCGGAGCGGACGCTCGTCGTCGCCGACGTCGAGACCGGCGAGCGGTACCTCTCGACACCGGTCGAGAACGGCACGACGGTGGCGCTGGAGTACACCCACAGCGTCGAGAAGTCCCGCGTCTACGACGAGTACACGGTCCGGGGCGACCGCCTGGAGATGACCCGCATGGAGTTCGAGTCCTACGGCTGGGGGCTGCCCGCCGACGCGAACGTTACCCTGGAGAACGGGACGTTCGTCTACGATCCGGACGGCAACGTCTCGGAGCTGACGGTCAAGCCCGGCCGCGTCGCCGGCCACCGCCTCCACGTCGGTGACAGAACCTACGACCTGGTGAACCGGACCGACGCGCGCTCGGTCCGGATCCACGTGACCAACCGTTCGACGATAGCCGCGACGTTCGAGGATGTGCTTCCATGA
- a CDS encoding FmdB family zinc ribbon protein has product MFRQIVRGLFGDDGEHGEYQCQRCGRAFEHRRQVCPTCDSYRIERREW; this is encoded by the coding sequence ATGTTTCGACAGATCGTTCGCGGCCTGTTCGGTGACGACGGCGAGCACGGGGAGTACCAGTGCCAGCGCTGCGGACGAGCGTTCGAACACCGCCGACAGGTCTGCCCGACCTGTGACAGCTACCGCATCGAACGACGGGAGTGGTGA
- a CDS encoding inorganic phosphate transporter has protein sequence MVATATLATLVVAAAASLFMAWAIGAGSSGSTPFAPAVGANAISVMRAGFFVGILGFAGAVLQGAAVTDTVGNELVVLPGGGLTAVAATIALTIAALLVAVGIFAGYPIATAFTVTGAVIGVGIAMGGGPAWDQYAVIGGMWIAMPFVGAAMAYLTARFLRNESVPERRAVALLGALVGLALVHIKFVLLAPGENQASIATAVARAVGGGSLVEILVSLAAVVLAAGLLTADMRRDATGGQRRFLLALGGLVAFSAGGSQVGLAIGPLQPLLLSESGPTVSITVLLVFGGIGLIAGSWTGAPRMIKAVSQDYSSLGPRRSIAALMAAFALAQSAVYLGVPVSFNEIIIFSIIGSGFAAGEGEVSARKIGYTVLAWIGSLVLAFGLSYGVYTGIAMAFF, from the coding sequence ATGGTCGCGACAGCCACACTGGCTACGCTGGTCGTCGCGGCAGCGGCGAGCCTCTTCATGGCGTGGGCCATCGGCGCCGGGTCCTCCGGCTCCACGCCGTTCGCCCCGGCAGTGGGCGCCAACGCCATCTCGGTGATGCGAGCGGGCTTCTTCGTCGGGATTCTCGGATTCGCGGGGGCGGTGTTGCAGGGCGCGGCAGTCACCGACACTGTCGGGAACGAGCTGGTCGTACTACCCGGCGGCGGACTAACTGCCGTGGCCGCGACGATTGCGTTGACTATCGCCGCGCTCCTGGTCGCCGTCGGCATCTTCGCCGGCTACCCCATCGCGACGGCCTTTACCGTCACGGGCGCAGTCATCGGCGTCGGGATCGCGATGGGCGGTGGCCCGGCCTGGGACCAGTACGCCGTCATCGGCGGGATGTGGATCGCGATGCCGTTCGTCGGTGCCGCGATGGCGTACCTGACCGCGCGATTCCTTCGGAACGAGTCCGTGCCCGAACGCCGGGCTGTGGCGCTGCTGGGCGCGCTCGTCGGCCTGGCGCTCGTCCACATCAAGTTCGTGCTGCTCGCGCCGGGCGAGAACCAGGCCTCTATCGCGACGGCGGTCGCGCGGGCGGTCGGCGGCGGATCGCTGGTCGAAATACTGGTCTCACTCGCCGCCGTCGTCCTCGCCGCGGGCCTCCTGACGGCCGACATGCGCCGCGACGCGACTGGCGGACAGCGACGGTTCCTGCTTGCGCTCGGCGGGCTGGTGGCCTTCTCCGCCGGGGGGAGCCAGGTCGGGCTTGCTATCGGACCGCTCCAACCGCTATTACTCTCGGAGTCCGGGCCGACGGTTTCGATAACCGTCCTGCTGGTGTTCGGCGGCATCGGGCTGATCGCGGGCTCCTGGACCGGCGCACCGCGGATGATCAAGGCCGTCAGCCAGGACTACTCCTCGCTGGGGCCGCGCCGATCCATCGCGGCGCTGATGGCGGCGTTCGCGCTGGCCCAGTCCGCGGTGTACCTCGGCGTGCCCGTCTCGTTCAACGAGATAATCATCTTCTCGATCATCGGCAGCGGCTTCGCGGCCGGCGAGGGCGAGGTTAGTGCCCGAAAGATCGGGTACACGGTACTGGCCTGGATCGGGTCGCTGGTGCTCGCGTTCGGTCTGAGCTACGGCGTGTACACGGGCATCGCGATGGCGTTCTTCTAG
- a CDS encoding ArsA family ATPase, whose amino-acid sequence MERFVFFGGKGGVGKTTVAAAYATKCAAAGLETLLVSTDPAHSTSDVFGQQFGDDARRVEGFENLWAMELDPDEEVERHLQEVRRRMNDQVSASIVNELDRQIELAHQTPGAYEAALFDRFIEVMRSAGEYDRVVFDTSPTGGTLRLLALPEFLEKWIERLVAKRVQSVDLFEKAAIGKQAARRRLDDDPIIAHLRERKEKFEFAARTLRDESAFYLVLNPDGLSVAETRRAVDQLADTGLTVDGLVVNRVTPEPDDDEQGRGARFLRERVATEREHLGRIRETFDEPVVGVIETRAGDVDSDLLATIADELDVSVAESVEA is encoded by the coding sequence ATGGAACGATTCGTCTTCTTCGGCGGGAAGGGCGGCGTCGGCAAGACGACCGTTGCCGCCGCCTACGCGACGAAGTGCGCCGCGGCGGGCCTGGAGACGCTCCTCGTCTCGACGGACCCTGCCCACAGCACGTCGGACGTGTTCGGCCAGCAGTTCGGCGACGACGCCCGGCGAGTCGAGGGGTTCGAGAACCTCTGGGCGATGGAGCTCGACCCCGACGAGGAGGTCGAGCGCCACCTGCAGGAGGTCCGCCGACGCATGAACGACCAGGTGAGCGCGTCCATCGTCAACGAACTCGACCGACAGATCGAACTCGCTCACCAGACGCCGGGAGCCTACGAGGCGGCGCTGTTCGACCGGTTTATCGAAGTAATGCGCAGTGCGGGTGAGTACGACCGCGTCGTCTTCGACACCTCGCCGACCGGCGGCACCCTCCGCTTGCTCGCGCTTCCGGAGTTCCTCGAGAAGTGGATCGAGCGCCTCGTCGCCAAACGCGTCCAGAGCGTCGACCTGTTCGAGAAGGCCGCCATCGGGAAGCAGGCGGCCCGCCGCCGCCTCGACGACGACCCGATCATCGCCCACCTCCGCGAGCGCAAGGAGAAATTCGAGTTCGCGGCGCGCACCCTCCGCGACGAGTCGGCGTTCTACCTCGTCCTCAACCCCGACGGACTCTCGGTCGCAGAGACGCGACGCGCCGTCGACCAGCTGGCCGACACCGGCCTGACCGTCGACGGTCTCGTCGTCAACCGGGTGACGCCGGAACCCGACGACGACGAGCAGGGCCGGGGCGCCCGGTTCCTCCGCGAGCGCGTCGCGACGGAGCGCGAGCACCTGGGGCGCATTCGCGAAACGTTCGACGAACCCGTCGTCGGGGTCATCGAGACCCGCGCGGGAGACGTCGATTCGGACCTGCTGGCGACTATCGCCGACGAACTGGACGTCAGCGTCGCCGAGTCAGTGGAGGCGTGA
- a CDS encoding type 1 glutamine amidotransferase domain-containing protein: MPSALIVVSEHGYWGEECIDPLTALDAADVDATVATPSGDPPEIDERSVDPDSVGEEEAERIREIHETDERLNDPEPVATVDAADYDAVVFPGGHGAEWDVNQDTHARALLRDAVEGEEGTALVVCHAVGILAFTRNSDGELLVEGRDVTGFPNEWEEGIVDEYDRLPDGRKLPYWVEDEVVAAGGNWDAELDADSSVTVDGDLITARGPESSTEAAQTLIDELGVAAQ, encoded by the coding sequence ATGCCATCGGCACTGATCGTCGTCAGCGAACACGGCTACTGGGGCGAAGAATGTATAGACCCGCTGACAGCGCTGGACGCGGCCGACGTCGACGCCACCGTCGCGACGCCGTCGGGCGACCCGCCGGAGATCGACGAGCGCTCGGTCGACCCCGACAGCGTCGGCGAGGAGGAGGCCGAGCGGATCCGCGAAATCCACGAGACCGACGAGCGCCTGAACGACCCGGAACCGGTCGCGACGGTCGACGCCGCCGACTACGACGCCGTCGTCTTCCCGGGCGGCCACGGGGCTGAGTGGGACGTCAATCAGGACACCCACGCCCGCGCGCTCCTGCGCGACGCGGTCGAGGGCGAGGAGGGCACGGCGCTGGTCGTCTGCCACGCCGTCGGCATCCTGGCCTTCACCAGGAACTCCGACGGCGAGTTGCTCGTCGAGGGCCGCGACGTCACCGGCTTCCCGAACGAGTGGGAGGAGGGCATCGTCGACGAGTACGACCGCCTGCCGGACGGCCGGAAACTCCCCTACTGGGTCGAGGACGAGGTCGTCGCGGCGGGCGGTAACTGGGACGCCGAACTGGACGCGGATTCGAGCGTCACGGTCGACGGCGACCTGATCACCGCACGGGGGCCGGAGTCCTCGACCGAGGCCGCCCAGACGCTGATCGACGAACTGGGCGTTGCCGCCCAGTAG
- a CDS encoding TAXI family TRAP transporter solute-binding subunit: MTRDQTRRRFLRVAGLSGVVALAGCGEGGDGGDGGDGGAETETEADGEDGGSPTETTTTSEADGGDGGGGAETRLSWHAGGQGGTYYPLSNEFKTIVEDNTDYTLNVQSTGASVENVGSLANGDADFALIQNDVASFAKNGTGIEAFEGNPVENLRGVATLYPETITIVTLADTGIEQLSGLAGATINTGDLGSGTQVNALQILEAVGIEEFDEQNASFSQAADQLRNGDIDAAFVVGGWPVGAIEDLANTNDINIVPIEGENRQAVMDAADWFSEDEIPGGTYSGVEDAVPTVAVQAMIATNAEQPAETVETVTAAIFDNTDQLSIKTDFITADSAQDGMSIELHEGAAAYFDA, from the coding sequence ATGACGCGTGATCAGACCCGACGGAGATTTCTTCGAGTAGCCGGACTCAGTGGCGTCGTCGCGCTCGCCGGGTGTGGCGAGGGTGGCGATGGCGGTGACGGTGGCGACGGTGGCGCCGAGACGGAGACCGAGGCCGACGGCGAGGACGGCGGTTCTCCCACGGAGACGACGACGACGAGCGAGGCAGACGGCGGCGACGGCGGTGGTGGCGCCGAAACCCGACTCTCCTGGCACGCTGGCGGCCAGGGCGGGACCTACTACCCGCTCTCGAACGAGTTCAAGACTATCGTCGAGGACAACACCGACTACACGCTGAACGTCCAGTCGACGGGCGCGAGCGTGGAGAACGTCGGCAGCCTGGCCAACGGCGACGCCGACTTCGCGCTCATCCAGAACGACGTCGCGTCGTTCGCGAAGAACGGGACGGGCATCGAGGCCTTCGAGGGCAACCCCGTCGAGAACCTGCGAGGCGTCGCGACGCTGTACCCCGAGACGATAACCATCGTCACGCTGGCGGACACGGGCATCGAACAGCTCTCCGGCCTGGCGGGCGCGACGATCAACACCGGCGACCTCGGGTCGGGGACGCAGGTCAACGCCCTGCAGATCCTGGAGGCGGTCGGCATCGAGGAGTTCGACGAGCAGAACGCCTCCTTCTCGCAGGCCGCCGACCAGCTCCGGAACGGCGACATCGACGCCGCCTTCGTCGTCGGCGGCTGGCCCGTCGGTGCCATCGAAGATCTCGCCAACACCAACGACATCAACATCGTCCCCATCGAGGGCGAGAACCGCCAGGCCGTCATGGACGCGGCCGACTGGTTCTCGGAGGACGAGATCCCCGGCGGGACGTACTCCGGCGTCGAGGACGCCGTCCCCACGGTCGCCGTCCAGGCGATGATCGCCACCAACGCCGAACAGCCCGCCGAGACCGTCGAGACCGTCACTGCGGCCATCTTCGACAACACCGACCAGCTGTCGATCAAGACGGACTTCATCACCGCCGACTCCGCACAGGACGGCATGTCGATCGAGCTCCACGAGGGAGCGGCCGCCTACTTCGACGCCTGA
- a CDS encoding TRAP transporter permease, with protein MTADPGDDPDRPDADEETDTDAILQEIERKRSIRGWLAVAVATIGIAFSAFQLWFAARGQAFEVTLPVYGEFELATLQLLQVNAIHVGFALVLTFLMYPATTGDGPVTRRLAAFGEGVRDRFGAGHPVTRGVERVGDGLRWAFVDPDLDRVTPMDLVLIAIAFLSVAYFVTDFQEIQNMRVFGLRSGRPVVEVFTFLEPVAWLFGPLADTSYAFALGVVGVLLVLEATRRAISLYLMIIVAAFVVYARWGFVIPQDAAYVGVLSIPPLSWESIVQNLWYNTENGVFGIPVTVSVQFIYIFILFGAFLEMSGAGQWFIDLAYAATGTRKGGPAKASILASGFMGTISGSSIANTVTTGAFTIPLMKRSGYSPEFAGGVESSASSGGQILPPVMGAAAFLIVQYTATPFADVIIVATIPAIVFFFGVWVMVHFEASRVGIGGLDPADLVQPWNHLRSGWFYLAPILLLLYYLIVERLSVARSAWFTLIAITALIALVAAYSDETRGRLVASFVGISLLAFAWNLVGSADAGTVGAALNATLGQIGWILMGAGVLTLASKPRLDSSLLELDQQVDDSLAAVTGWIDRPDLRDNGLARFVGFIGKSMDAGARTAVPIVIAVAAAGVIPGVISVSGLGPNLVALIRSVAGGSLVLLLLITAVSCIILGMGMPTTVTYIILVSMLGPALVGFGIPELAAHLFILYFGVIADITPPVAVAAYAASGVAKSDPFQTGIEAFSLSLNKAIVPFAFVLTPGIVLLRENPDAADLPPGEKFRVLDAADLTDPAWAIPEVVIPVVGVFLGVVALAATVIGYVYADVSRLDRALFALSSLLLMAPSLAVSGTYDLLELVGVASGEVTLFLDLVLRAVGLLLFAALLVRNRRRGSAGTESGRTAEAV; from the coding sequence ATGACTGCCGACCCAGGAGACGACCCAGATCGACCGGACGCCGACGAGGAGACAGACACCGACGCCATCCTTCAGGAGATAGAGCGCAAGCGGTCCATCCGGGGGTGGCTCGCCGTCGCCGTGGCGACCATCGGCATCGCCTTCTCGGCCTTCCAGCTGTGGTTCGCCGCGCGCGGCCAGGCGTTCGAGGTGACGCTCCCGGTGTACGGCGAGTTCGAACTGGCGACGCTCCAGTTGCTCCAGGTCAACGCCATCCACGTCGGCTTCGCCCTGGTCCTCACCTTCCTGATGTACCCCGCGACGACCGGCGACGGGCCGGTGACGCGACGGCTGGCAGCGTTCGGCGAAGGGGTCCGGGATCGGTTCGGCGCCGGTCACCCGGTGACCCGCGGCGTCGAGCGAGTCGGCGACGGCCTGCGGTGGGCCTTCGTCGACCCCGACCTGGACCGGGTCACGCCGATGGATCTGGTCCTCATCGCGATCGCTTTCCTCTCGGTGGCCTACTTCGTCACGGACTTCCAGGAGATCCAGAACATGCGCGTGTTCGGCCTCCGGTCCGGCCGCCCGGTCGTGGAGGTGTTCACGTTCCTCGAACCGGTCGCCTGGCTGTTCGGCCCGCTCGCCGACACCTCATACGCGTTCGCGCTGGGCGTCGTCGGCGTCCTGCTCGTCCTGGAGGCGACCCGGCGGGCGATCAGCCTCTACCTGATGATCATCGTCGCCGCCTTCGTCGTCTACGCGCGGTGGGGGTTCGTGATCCCCCAGGACGCCGCCTACGTCGGCGTGCTCTCCATCCCGCCGCTCTCCTGGGAGTCAATCGTCCAGAACCTCTGGTACAACACGGAGAACGGCGTCTTCGGCATCCCGGTGACGGTGTCGGTGCAGTTCATCTACATCTTCATCCTCTTCGGCGCGTTCCTGGAGATGTCCGGCGCAGGCCAGTGGTTCATCGACCTGGCCTACGCGGCGACGGGCACCCGGAAGGGTGGCCCGGCCAAGGCGTCCATCCTCGCCAGCGGCTTCATGGGCACCATCTCCGGCTCCTCCATCGCGAACACGGTGACGACGGGCGCGTTCACCATCCCGCTGATGAAGCGCTCGGGGTACAGCCCCGAGTTCGCCGGCGGGGTCGAGTCCTCCGCCTCCTCCGGCGGCCAGATCCTCCCACCGGTGATGGGCGCCGCCGCCTTCCTCATCGTCCAGTACACGGCGACGCCGTTCGCCGACGTCATCATCGTCGCGACCATCCCGGCCATCGTCTTCTTCTTCGGCGTCTGGGTGATGGTCCACTTCGAGGCGTCCCGGGTCGGCATCGGCGGCCTCGACCCCGCTGACCTCGTGCAGCCGTGGAACCACCTCCGGAGCGGCTGGTTCTACCTCGCGCCGATCCTCCTGCTGCTGTACTACCTCATCGTCGAGCGCCTGTCGGTCGCCCGCTCGGCCTGGTTCACGCTGATCGCCATCACGGCGCTCATCGCGCTCGTCGCGGCCTATAGCGACGAGACGCGCGGCCGACTCGTCGCCTCGTTCGTCGGGATCTCGCTGCTCGCGTTCGCCTGGAACCTGGTCGGCAGCGCCGACGCGGGAACGGTCGGCGCGGCCCTGAACGCGACGCTCGGCCAGATCGGCTGGATACTGATGGGCGCCGGCGTGCTCACGCTGGCGTCGAAACCGCGGCTGGACTCGTCACTGCTGGAACTCGACCAGCAAGTCGACGACTCGCTGGCCGCCGTCACCGGCTGGATCGACCGGCCCGACCTGCGCGACAACGGCCTCGCCCGATTCGTCGGGTTCATCGGGAAGTCCATGGACGCCGGCGCCCGGACGGCGGTTCCCATCGTCATCGCCGTCGCCGCCGCGGGTGTGATTCCCGGCGTCATCAGCGTCTCCGGCCTCGGCCCGAACCTGGTCGCGCTCATCCGGTCGGTCGCCGGCGGGTCGCTCGTCCTCTTGCTCCTCATCACCGCCGTCTCCTGTATCATCCTCGGGATGGGGATGCCGACGACCGTCACCTACATCATCCTCGTCTCGATGCTCGGCCCCGCCCTGGTCGGCTTCGGCATCCCGGAACTGGCGGCCCACCTGTTCATCCTCTACTTCGGCGTCATCGCCGACATCACGCCGCCCGTCGCCGTCGCGGCCTACGCCGCCTCCGGCGTCGCGAAGTCCGACCCGTTCCAGACGGGCATCGAGGCGTTCTCGCTGTCGCTCAACAAGGCCATCGTCCCCTTCGCGTTCGTCCTCACGCCCGGCATCGTGTTGCTCCGGGAGAACCCCGACGCCGCCGACCTCCCACCCGGCGAAAAGTTCCGGGTCCTCGACGCCGCCGACCTGACCGACCCGGCCTGGGCCATCCCGGAAGTCGTGATCCCGGTCGTCGGCGTCTTCCTCGGTGTCGTCGCCCTGGCGGCGACGGTGATCGGCTACGTCTACGCCGACGTCTCCCGCCTCGACCGCGCGCTGTTCGCCCTCAGTTCGCTCCTCCTGATGGCGCCGAGCCTGGCCGTCTCCGGGACGTACGACCTCCTCGAACTCGTCGGCGTCGCCAGCGGCGAGGTGACGCTGTTTCTCGACCTGGTGCTCCGGGCCGTCGGCCTGCTCCTGTTCGCCGCCCTGCTCGTACGGAACCGTCGGCGGGGGAGTGCGGGTACCGAGTCGGGTCGGACGGCAGAGGCCGTTTGA
- the upp gene encoding uracil phosphoribosyltransferase — MTIEDRGDASVVTHALARDQLSTLRDVDTEQVAFRKGLVRLGRICGYEIIDGRMETEYVEIQTPLTETMGERVKGLDDVVIVNVLRAATPFVEGLLKAFPRARQGVISASRDEEAGQGEDGSFPISVDYVKMPEITEEDTVIVADPMLATGSTMVAVLDEILSGSPEPENLIVLSAVSAPPGLVRLNERFPDVDLLTVSIDDELDDDGFIVPGLGDAGDRAFRTT; from the coding sequence ATGACAATCGAGGACCGGGGCGACGCGTCCGTTGTCACGCACGCCCTCGCACGCGATCAGCTCTCGACGCTGCGCGACGTCGACACCGAACAGGTCGCCTTCCGGAAGGGGCTGGTCCGCCTGGGCCGCATCTGCGGCTACGAGATCATCGACGGCCGGATGGAGACCGAGTACGTCGAGATACAGACGCCGCTGACCGAGACCATGGGCGAGCGCGTCAAGGGGCTCGACGACGTCGTCATCGTCAACGTGCTCCGGGCGGCGACCCCGTTCGTCGAGGGGTTGCTCAAGGCGTTCCCGCGGGCCCGCCAGGGTGTCATCTCCGCCAGCCGGGACGAGGAGGCCGGCCAGGGCGAGGACGGGAGCTTCCCCATCTCCGTCGACTACGTGAAGATGCCGGAGATCACCGAAGAGGACACCGTCATCGTCGCCGACCCGATGCTGGCGACGGGGTCGACGATGGTCGCCGTCCTCGACGAGATACTGTCTGGGTCGCCCGAGCCCGAGAACCTGATCGTCCTCTCCGCGGTGAGCGCGCCGCCGGGGCTCGTGCGACTGAACGAACGGTTCCCCGACGTCGACCTGCTCACCGTCTCTATCGACGACGAACTCGACGACGACGGCTTCATCGTCCCCGGCCTCGGCGACGCCGGCGACCGCGCGTTCCGGACGACGTGA
- a CDS encoding DUF5828 family protein: MKDIEESVSGFKRRGGWVDVVEHGERITQALHDLADDEDVEEEVGSDALDGFDEWRPKSHERLDDDVNEKTAEQASVGEGKGEKAGKDPDDDLRTAGEKLADSYENLDEPEDAVESWGESLDYVARAADSAGRKALRAVEDKVYKNVMTQIAPYYFDNELVSANLQRVNGDDRPEYVFEVNVNDDDLKERVSNRLADYETSVDRWHVNTEKETEVAQAAEGLEVTEEEVMAEPEKDPGGKTN, from the coding sequence ATGAAGGACATAGAGGAGAGCGTCTCCGGCTTCAAACGACGCGGCGGCTGGGTCGACGTCGTCGAGCACGGCGAACGCATCACACAGGCGCTACACGACCTGGCCGACGACGAAGACGTGGAAGAGGAAGTGGGCAGCGACGCCCTCGACGGGTTCGACGAGTGGCGACCCAAGAGCCACGAACGCCTCGACGACGACGTCAACGAGAAGACCGCCGAGCAGGCGAGCGTCGGCGAAGGCAAGGGCGAGAAGGCCGGCAAGGACCCCGACGACGACCTCCGGACCGCGGGCGAGAAACTGGCCGACTCCTACGAGAACCTCGACGAACCCGAGGACGCCGTCGAATCCTGGGGCGAGAGCCTGGACTACGTCGCGCGCGCCGCGGACTCGGCCGGCAGAAAGGCCCTGCGCGCCGTCGAGGACAAGGTGTACAAGAACGTGATGACCCAGATCGCGCCCTACTACTTCGACAACGAACTCGTCAGCGCGAACCTCCAGCGCGTCAACGGCGACGACCGGCCGGAGTACGTCTTCGAGGTCAACGTCAACGACGACGACCTGAAGGAACGGGTCTCCAATCGCCTGGCGGACTACGAGACCTCCGTCGACCGCTGGCACGTCAACACCGAGAAGGAGACCGAGGTCGCCCAGGCCGCCGAGGGGCTCGAAGTCACGGAGGAGGAAGTGATGGCGGAACCGGAGAAGGATCCCGGCGGCAAGACGAACTGA
- a CDS encoding IMPACT family protein, giving the protein MSSDDEAYRTVGERGRAAFEVRGSEFIGHVAPVTTVDEAESFVARVADEYDDATHNVPAYRVRADPLREYSSDDGEPSGSAGKPALNVLQQRDVENAVAVVTRYYGGTNLGVGGLARSYSRAVKDAVDDAGVVTERPHERFSVTVEYDDSGDVRGILESAGVEFDADYAEEVVFDVRVPVVESDDLRDRIASATSGRARTE; this is encoded by the coding sequence GTGAGTAGCGACGACGAGGCGTACCGGACGGTGGGGGAGCGAGGCCGGGCCGCCTTCGAAGTCCGGGGCTCGGAGTTCATCGGCCACGTCGCGCCCGTCACGACCGTCGACGAGGCGGAGTCGTTCGTCGCGAGGGTCGCGGACGAGTACGACGACGCCACCCACAACGTCCCGGCCTATCGCGTCCGGGCCGACCCGCTCCGGGAGTATTCCAGCGACGACGGCGAACCCTCGGGCAGCGCCGGCAAGCCCGCGCTCAACGTCCTCCAGCAGCGCGACGTCGAGAACGCCGTCGCCGTCGTCACCCGCTACTACGGCGGGACGAACCTCGGCGTCGGCGGCCTCGCCCGCTCGTACTCCCGGGCCGTGAAGGATGCCGTCGACGACGCCGGCGTCGTCACCGAACGGCCCCACGAGCGCTTCTCCGTCACCGTCGAGTACGACGACTCCGGCGACGTCAGGGGCATCCTGGAGAGCGCCGGCGTCGAGTTCGATGCCGACTACGCCGAGGAAGTGGTGTTCGACGTTCGCGTGCCGGTCGTCGAGAGCGACGACCTGCGAGACAGGATCGCTAGCGCGACGAGCGGTCGGGCGCGAACGGAGTGA